A genome region from Coffea arabica cultivar ET-39 chromosome 7e, Coffea Arabica ET-39 HiFi, whole genome shotgun sequence includes the following:
- the LOC140011391 gene encoding uncharacterized protein: MPRLYLLVVMEMFSCLIDHRVAQGGFSFHPKCKELNVIHVIFADDLFLLSAAKLQDVQILKTILEDFGRMSGLKPNLLKSEILFASEGALPLKYLGISLISTRLRISDCQGVIDSMKKKVQG; the protein is encoded by the exons ATGCCGCGGTTATACCTCCTAGTGGTTATGGAAATGTTCTCATGTCTAATTGATCACAGAGTGGCACAAGGTGGATTCAGTTTTCATCCAAAGTGTAAGGAGCTGAACGTAATACATGTTATTTTTGCTGATGATCTCTTTCTGTTATCAGCAGCAAAATTGCAGGATGTTCAAATTTTGAAGACTATCTTAGAAGATTTTGGGAGAATGTCTGGACTAAAGCCAAATCTATTAAAAAGTGAAATTCTGTTTGCTAGT GAAGGGGCACTGCCTTTGAAGTACTTGGGAATTTCTCTTATCAGTACTAGATTAAGAATCAGTGATTGTCAAGGTGTGATAGATTCTATGAAGAAAAAGGTCCAAGGATGA